taagagatcccatacctgtaatagccaTATGACCGAAAGCTATTACTTAATTTTACCACTGGAATCATTCATTGAATCTTTCGGAGTTACCACTGCTACAGTTAAATGATCACggacaggtaagggatctttccagaaaggaaacccgttatccagaaagctctgaattaaggaaagaccatcttccatagactttatttactcaaataattaaaatttttaaatgtatttcctttttctctgtagtaataaaacagtaccttgtacttgatcccaactaagatataattaatctttattggaggcaaaacaatcctactgggtttatataatgaTTAAATCCTTCTTTAGTTGGCTTAAGTTATGGaggatctaaattatggaaagaccccttattcggaaaaccccaggtcccatacctgtattcaaaaGTGCCAACATAGTCCACAGTGCTGCACAATACAAGGGGGGCATTcataaaacatacagattacatataaATACTACACTAGTCTGATCGATTGCATTGCGGAAACACAAACGTATGCATTTGTGAGATTGTATGCAGATGGAGAGTCTAGTGTGCCACTGGCCCAAAGGGAACTCTCTTCGCAAGAGCTTACATACAAGCAATATAGAATTCTTGTCTAGGCTAGTCTGTTAGCTATCTGAGTGCAAGCAGCTGTGCATCCCCTCATAATAGGACATAATAGGGGCATGTAAGCAGGAAGCCTAGTCTGCATACAACATTGACTTCCCAGTTATAACTAGTCCTAAATAAATATAGAAGggtagtatagatattggtatatatagtttatatgtgtgagtatatagatagatctatataagtttgtgtatatatgtgcactgcaGGTCCTTAGgaggagttgaacttgatggactttggtcttttttcaacctaacttaaatATGTAACTGTTTAACTCCGAACACACCACCAAATCAGACATCACACACATCAAACCAGGCCTACTGTTAATTAACCTTGGGTTGTAGGATGtaaggactacaactcccataatcctccAACAAAGGATCAAAGGACACTGTCAGCTGTAGTTTGGCAACATCTGGGGTCCCAAGGGTAAAGCCCAGTGTCCTAAATGGAAGCAGGAATGGCATGGCTCAGCAGGCCTGGCATTAATGAGGGAATGATTAGATCACATAGTAACAACTCTCAGCATTTCTGTAGCAGCTCAACATGGGGTGCTGGTATGTTTAATCTGGAGATtaaggtcctttagaccaatttgagtttatctgcccgtgtatggggccctccgacaggcctccatgaccaatatctgtccaaaaatcaaCCAGACGTCAATTGGGTAGGcctgattttcccatcagattaaGGAATGAATTAGCTGATTGATGCCAAGACGGTTACATGAtctacataaataaatatctaCACCAGTAGGGATATATATATGTTCCTTGGGACAGTGAAGACGACAAGAGATAACTTTGGCAACTACAAAGATCGGCAGGTTCCAACCACTTAGAAGGGTTTGTTTGCTGTAGTCATTAATTTCTTTACTGCAAGCTTTTAGGGAAAACCCTGTCATTATGGGGTAATGTCTGTCAAACAGGAGGATTTCAAAGTGTATAATTATCTGAAATGAAATCTGTTATAGAACCTTTTTCATTGTCAGGCTCAGCATTGTATTCTCTCATGCTTAGGACAAATAATAAAGTAAAGAACCACAAGTAGAGAGTATATACCTTTCTAGTGTTTATACATGTGTGGGAAGGGACATTGCAATGCCTGGGATGAGGATACCCTGAAGCATCAGTGTAGATactaattaataatatatatatatatatatatatatatatatatatatatatatatatatcagtgtagATACTATAGCAACACTGTCCTTTTGCTCATAAATAGATTTGGTTCTGGTGAAGGCTAATAAAAATGTCTAGCATGCTTTTCAGGTTCACTTTGCCTAGAATGGACAGACTCTCCCTTCAAGGCTTTATTTTGGAACCTTATTGGAAACAAATCTatgtgtctgtgtaaaaaaaaaaaaaaaaaaaaaaaaagatatctgGACAatatttgtgtgcattttctaCAGGCTCCCAACTGAATAAGACCATGTAAAAAAGGGCCCCTCAAGGATATCTAGGCAGCAAACAAGTCTTCACCCCAGATCTCACCATTCTTACATTTAAACTACCCCTTAGTTTCCCTATAAGAATGGTAAGATCTGGGGTGAAGACTTGTTTGCTGCCTAGATATCCTTGAAACAAAGGCTAAATGATACATCAGTGTATTCCTATTTTCCTGTATCTGCAAGCTTGGCTGAATGGAAGAGCCTAAGAACCACTATGATAAGGCATATTTTAGGTATTGATAATAATGATCCTTCCAAAGCCACCAGTATGCACGGGTATTGTTTTTGGACAGAGCCTAGCCTATTGACAGATACATAACTACAAACACTCATTCCCTTACAACTTACATATGTGGCCAGAGGCTGCAGCAAAAAAATACAACAGTGAACTTCCCCAGAACCAGATGTGTTGGCCCCTGCTCACCCCTATATAACTGACATGGGATAGGGATAACCCATTAGCTGGGATCTGGTCCCTGCCTATGATGACTAAAAGCCTTCACCACTCTATATCACACAGACATTCTTGCCGATTTATTGTCACAAAAAACAACTGCAATATGCTGGGACAGAAAAACAGGCAAAGAATCATTTACAAAGAATCAttaaattccatttatttttcttgCAGTTTGTTGAAATAACTGTTTAACGACTAAATCACATTTGCATGAATGGAGTGAATAAGAAGACaagtattttattatatttagataACCTtggcagtatatacacacactcacaatcAGTAGCAGCTCTCcaaaatactttgtttttatcCAATATAGAGATGCACAACCTGCTGCCCTACAGCTGCCAGTATCTCGCCCCACCGGCAGGTTGGGCACCTCTGCCCCAATAAATAGGAGGTCTCATAAAATGATTAATcccaaataaaatgaataaatattgacTCCAGTGACTGATGTGTGATACCATAACAGGGAGGTTGTATCACCAAAATTCCCGCACAGATACTCGCTTATATACAACACACGCTCATTTGAATCATACAGGGTTTAAATTAGAAAAAGCTTGGCATTTTCCAATTTCAAAATGTCTATAAATACCCAAAGGCATGTCCATTTTTAAATGCATCACATTTGGCTCTGGACATGGAGATAAACCTAAGAGAAATTCACAACCATTCCATCATGAGTGATGCCTTGATACATTGCTATATACAAAAGATTTGGGTTCCTTATTTAAAGTCTAATCATTCATAGGTTGAGTCTTTTGCTGGGTAAAATgtgcaattttaattttttttttctcattccttTTTAATGTTTTCCAGGGGTGACCCTGCACACTTCATCTTTTTGTTCTGGTGGGTTTTGGTATGTTTGGAAAGGTGGTCACTTCTCATAAACCTCTTGCCGCACTCCTGGCAGCCAAAGCGTTTCTCACCAGTATGAGTCCTAAGGTGCCTCTGCAGTTCATCCGAGCGggtgaaacttttcccacataaCATCCAGTTGCAGATAAAAGGCCTCTCACCAGCATGCCAACGCAAGTGGGCCTTTAAATGGGAAGTTTTTCCATACACTTTGCCACAGCCTGGAAGATGGCAGATGTGGAGCTTCTTTTTGCCTGGTTCCTCGTTGCTTGGAGATGCTTGGCAGTTTGGGCACTTACACCTCCGACAGCGACGTGTAGAGTTTAGTAGTGTTTTGGAGGAGCTCTGTAGAAGTGCTGCAAACTGGGGCTGTGACCCAACAACTAATGGATTGGCTAAATGAAATGAGGGAAAATTGTTTGGACTTGTCTGCTGCAGGCTCCACCATGTCTGTTCATCAATGTGTGTTGAACTCAAGTGTCTTTGGGTCAAAGTGGTTGAACCTTGCATAAAGCCTGAGAAGTCTTGAGCCACTGCACTTGGGTCTTGGAAATGGTAGGCAGCATTGCTCTGCACTTGAGGAGCCAGTACTTTGACTGGAGACAAATCAAATGAATAAGCAGTAGGATCCGCTGGGGGGGTTAATGGGAGCTCATGAGAGGCAATAGTTTGCATGTGGCCAGGATACTGCACTTTAGGGACACCAAATGTCACAGCATGGGAGCCTATCCCTGAGTTGGCCGGAACATCATTGCTCCATAACTGAAACATTCCTGCAGTTGGAGCAACAGGATCGTATGCAGACTGTGTATACTCCCGGGGTGCGGGCTTGGCTGTAATAACAGGAACACAGGTTGATGGAAATAGGGCCAACGATGACAGAAGTCCTCCTTCTGGTGAAGAACTAGGTGTTCTgtcctgaaatgtaaaaaaatagagaagattaaaaatttttttgaaaaccagattttctatttttaaattttattgtaAATTCTAGTGACTAGGATCCTTATTGCTATTGCTTCCCTTGCCTTGTAACCcttattacaaatgtttttatgGGATGTAAATACTGTGTCTCTCTAGAGCATTATGGGATATGACCGAGCACTATAAATCAGCatgatttatcaaaatctgacccAAAGGTACCCTAAATCTAAACAAATGTTGCTTATTAAATAAGATATACTGCCCTTTTTCTTACAAATCTGCACTATATTATTTAGCAGACACCATATCCTCACAGATATTATACAGTTCATTAGAAACATACACAACACACATCTGTTATCTCTACACTCCCAGCTGTAGCAAAGGCACTGCAGTCGCTATTGATTGCTGGCAGCCAAAGTGTGCGAGTTCAGGGACAATCCCAAGCTGAGAGCCACATGTGCCGACTCCAATTGCACTCTGTGTTAAGCCACCCACATTGATCTTTGGCTGTTTTAATtactgctacttagtagcaatgATCAGGATGCCATTTCTGACTATGACCCTTTTCGATCAACTTGAATTAAAGTacatatcccactgctactataggcaccatctctccctactatacctgctatccaacagccacagtcccttcccagaggctattatcccccactgttactataggcaccatctctccctactatacctgctatcccacagccacagtcccttaccagaggctattatcccactgctactataggcaccatctctccctactatacctgctatcccacagccacagtcccttcccagaggctattatccccactgctactataggcaccatctctcactactatacctgctatcccacagccacagtcccttcccagaggctattatcccactgctactataggcaccatctctccctactatacctgctatcccacagccacagtcccttcccagaggctattatcccactgctactataggcaccatctctccctactatacctgctaccccacagccacagtcccttcccagaggctattatcccactgctactataggcaccatctctccctactatacctgctaccccacagccacagtcccttcccagaggctattatcccactgctactataggcaccatctctccctactatacctgctaccccacagccacagtcccttcccagaggctattatcccactgctactataggcaccatctctccctactatacctgctatcccacagccacagtcccttcccagaggctattatccccactgttactataggcaccatctctccctactatcccacagtcccagtcccattTTAGAGGCTAAGCATACAGCACAAAAACAATGCTCCTCAAAATGCCAATAATTCCCAAACAATTCCCAATAAGAGCCAATGCAACTATAAAAACTTAATGCAGTAACATAATCCAAGCAAGGTGCGTGCGACTGCAACCTGCCTGCGACCAGTTACTACAGGACGACTTTACACCAGGGAAAGCGCCAGAATTTCACTTCCGAACCCCTTTCCTAGTGAGCAAGTTACTGCCGAACTACAACCCGCACCAGCAGCTGCGAGCCCTGCCCTGACTAACAGCtaaagggggtcactgactatAAGAAATATGTTTGGAAACGAAACAATAACCAACGGGAAAATATCGGCCCTATATAGAGCAAGCAGTCGCACGAATCAAGTACATGGGGCAAAAGGCGCAGTCAATAAATCGCACACCACCTGCAACTTATACTGCAAAGGGTATAAAAGTGTTATTAGGCTTTAAATAAAAGCTCCATTAGCCCCACAGACCGCACATTATTATTACCTGTAAATAAGCCTGCAGTGTGTTGTCTCTTTGCAGAACCAGAGAAGCCATGAGGTTTGTCCCGCTGGAAGGAAGCAGCAGCTTTACAAGATCATATCTGGTTTGAAGAAAGTGAGTAGCTGCGACAGGACTCAGAGAATGCGACTCATCCCAGCCTCCGCCTCTCCGCTCCTTCCACCTACTGTTTCATCActgtgcaaactttttttttttgactgcccCTCATCCAATCAGGAGTGCGTGTGGATTGCCTTTGAAGTGAGGAAGCTAACCAATCATTAAAATAGATTGAGCCACTTTCAAAGTGGGGTCTAGTTGAATCCTCCTTAAATGTACAGACCCCCTGCTGGGTGAGTGTTATGTATGCAAAGGGATAGCTCTGCTGTCAGGATGTATAGAGCTTTTGTTGGGGGGTggtggggttttttgttttttttatctcctTTAAAGATACACCAAAATGCTGAGCAGATTGGTGGGAATTGATTGTGAGAGGAGACACATGCAGCAATGAATGAGATGCATCAGGCTGCTGTACAAGAGGCCCAAACACTCAATAAAGCATTGCTGTGTGttcagcagggaaagggttacactcaGTTCTAATTCAGCCTGTTAATAATTGAGTCAATCTCCAGAACCAGGATCTGATAGAAGCAATACAATGAACTTCAGGGCAACATCTGCTTTTTGGACTTTGTATTAACCATTTCAGCCCCGGGGGAGGGTTCAAGGAGTTAAATTGTTTTCAAACATGCTTTCTCTTTTGCTAGAGGGAGTGGGCAGTATTTACCTACAGCAGAGAGGTCTAACTGTTACCTGTGTTCAAGGCCTGTCCTCACTCATGGGGGTAGAAGTTAGCAGCAAGGGGTGATGCTTTACAGCGAGAACGCTTGGAGTTGGAGATATGGGGGCTCACTGCAACAAGACTGGGGCCTCAGTCTAGGGGAAAAGTCTGTTCCAACATCAATGCTCCAGCTTTTGCTGCTGTCAGGGGTGTCTCTGGgtgttgcagttcaacaacatccGGAGGGCTTGATGTATATAcagaaagttattttttaatataacatCATATGTAATTTGTGCTTTTATCAACAATGCTTGGGGTAGCAAGGCAAACACCTTTCACTGACCTGCCTGAGAAGTACCCCTGGTAAGGAAAATCAGTACTGCAGTGGGTGCATGGAATAGTCTCCCTGTAGAGATGGTAGGAAGTGAATTGAGAAAAGACAGACTGAGTGAGACAGGCATATACAGCCTGCAGCAGGTAGGACACAAATAATGTGTATTGTAAGGACTGCACCACAGGGGCCCCAAAACAAAGCACCACCTTGGGAATGTGTTTGTAACACACGGGTGTGTCCCCAGTGCCCGTCTGTTGTACATGAGTAGAAAGACCTTTGCCTCACTACAAATACTCCCTTCTATTATATGTATGCACCTTCTTgtttacaaaataatatataaacatttgcTACGTTAAATTCAGGGATGTCCATTGTAGAGCATTTCGTCTGTTGTTGCAATACCggtcttgtgggggggggggggggggttctatagGACTCATTGACTTTATGGTCATTGGACCATTTTCATTTTCTCCAGCCTACACCACATTTGCATGTATAACGAGCATATTAATATCTTCTCTAATTCCTCTGTTATTCAAAAGACTTCCTAGAGGTTGTTACACTAAACCTCTTAGCACAGGCCTTATTACTTATCAGAgctgtcttggggggggggggtgtaaagcAGGTGAAACAGTTCTGAGCCCTTGGCCCTGGAAATATTGGATTCCTGTGGGCCAGAGTTATAGGCAAGAGTAGTGCATGGAGGCTCTGTAATGCCCCTGATACTCACAcctaggctatatatatataggtctgtGTTTGTATTTCCTCTGCCCccaggctgatgtcagacgtgacGTGTtgtcggcaagctgaaaaacacttgccgagagtacaccccgctactgtaaatgcgtcctacctgtgcctgcacccgaattaatgagaTAAGCTCAGGTGCAggacatgtagccgatatacgcataaaaacgcacgAGAATACgtcacgtctgacatcagccttacctTTATACTAGTAATAAGCAATGAATTCTTAAGGAACTCTTGACAGAGATGTAAACCAACCCTATGCCATGAaggtgataatgatccagtcctgaaTTTTTTAAACCTAGTTCCTCTTCATCAAAATGGTAACATTAAATCAGGTCTCAGAAAGGCCCAACCTGGATCATTATCATCCTAATAATATGGGGTTAATGGACCTTTCTGTTTTAAATGAAGTTCACTCAGTTCTTACCCTGGGTGCCTTTAGAGGGAAGGTTGTCTCTCACCTTcattatgtatttgtatatgCCGTTTATTTGAAGGAAATATATTGCTACATCTCAATGTTGCATTGACAACCGCACTGTGGACACACATTATTCCGTTACTCCAATCTTTACCATCATGGAATCTAAGTCCCAGTAATATAACTACTTTCCAGCTGGACCATTGGCCAATGCCACGCTCATTGCTTTTTaattggtgtattttccacctgTCGCTCTGTTGGCATGAATGCAAAATGTAGGAAAGTTAAGTCATGCTCCAGGTCTTTGATACAGTGTTTCCTTATGAGTCAAAATCAGTagtgtaaaaaatataaacaccCAGAGAAACACTTCTTTTCGACTTCTTtcgcaattatatttacaaataacccctcggaaaatgtttaattacagtatattagaaagttgctaagaattatatTATTATGCAAAAAAGTGTTTTTGGGGTGGAGCTTCCCTCGGCTGTTCAGACATTATAGTTAGGGAAGCAATAGCAACAGTGGGGTTCTGTGTGACTTTGGCTATGATTTCCCAGTAAATTGTCTCAGTAAGCTGTGTATTTCTTGTTATAGACTGGAtctttgtaaattgtattttgctCATGGAACAGTGGCATAATTATAGAGGATGCAGACTCCGTAGCTTCAGGGGGGCCTGAACTGTGGGGTCTTCTTCCTCTGTAACTGTAGAGATCCCCCCCTGGCTACACTCCTACCTGAGCGTGGGTAGGGAATGTGGCACACTAGCAAGTGACCGGCCAGGTGGGAAAAGGAGGGCAGGTAGTAGTTCTGGTGAGTGTGGCCCAGACtgtgggtctgctgtatggtagtcccccctccccagccccttcTGCTGATCTAACTTTGCTGTGTTAAAGGGCACCTGTTACCTAGAAATTGTTTCCTCCAAGGAGATGAAAATCGGTCAGCAAATCCCCCTTATCCCACGTCACACACATATCAAGCGAGTGGGGGACACATAATGGATGTGCCCCAACCTGTACCAGAGCTTCCTCTGGGTTCAGGGGCCAGAGCGCTTGGTACTATTTTTCCCCCCACAAGAAAGCGGAGGCTGGTGGAAATAATTTTTAGATTTGTTAGATAATAGGCACCCTTGTAATATACAGTGTGTGTATCTTCGTATTCTCTCTTAGCCTGCTGCATGTGCAACAGGTGGGGAACTTTACTTTCAGACATATTAGAAATTTTGACAGGTGAGCAGGAGTGTTTTAACCACCGCTGTTCTGAACCAGAGGGTTGGCATTGGTCAATATGCCCCATGTGGGTCCCCAGAAATGACTGTGACCTGACAGTATGGCTGTTCCAATGCAGGGGTTATTCCCGGATGGATTTTTCTGCATGGATAAAAGGATTCTGGTGTTTTGTTTAGTTCTGTATCCCGTTGCCATTTGCTTGTATCACTTATCTTAATCAGTAGGTGCATTGTTTCCCTGGACTGGTCACAATGAGCATATAGAATGTACATGATCTGCATTCAATGAAAAGGCAGTTTCATTCCAATACAATGGTGAGAAAGTAAACAAAGGGCGACAGGATATTGCAAGCCACTGGGGTTCTTTATCAGAGAAGTAGTGGCAAAAATTGTCTAAAAGCAATATACAGCTTTGATATGGAGTGTACATTGTATTCGGGCTAAGGTCGTTTTAGCAGATTAACAATAATATTGTGGAAGATAAGGTAGGAAATAGAGAAAAAGAATCTAAATGCATGTAATTGTATCCAGTCATTTGGCAGTGCTATCAGTGGAAATCTCACGTTTTGTGCCACATTGAGGGAGACAGTCAGGGTCGAACTTGGACTGGGGGTATCCAGGGCCTACCAGGGTTGTCCCCTCAGGGGCCATATAACCCAGTCGCAGACTTCCCCCCCAGTTCTGAACCTTTACCATTCAGGGGCCACATAACCCAGTCGCAGACTTCCCCTCCCAAGTCCTGGACCTTTACTTACCCCCCTGAGCCGCATTACTTTTATTTGTGGCCGCGACAAAGAGGGATGAGCTTCTGGGTCAGAGAGCAAGTCAGGAGGGGGACTAGGTTGGCGGGGCACCCCTGACAGG
This sequence is a window from Xenopus tropicalis strain Nigerian chromosome 2, UCB_Xtro_10.0, whole genome shotgun sequence. Protein-coding genes within it:
- the sp5l gene encoding Sp5 transcription factor-like, translated to MFQLWSNDVPANSGIGSHAVTFGVPKVQYPGHMQTIASHELPLTPPADPTAYSFDLSPVKVLAPQVQSNAAYHFQDPSAVAQDFSGFMQGSTTLTQRHLSSTHIDEQTWWSLQQTSPNNFPSFHLANPLVVGSQPQFAALLQSSSKTLLNSTRRCRRCKCPNCQASPSNEEPGKKKLHICHLPGCGKVYGKTSHLKAHLRWHAGERPFICNWMLCGKSFTRSDELQRHLRTHTGEKRFGCQECGKRFMRSDHLSKHTKTHQNKKMKCAGSPLENIKKE
- the sp5l gene encoding sp5 transcription factor-like isoform X1, translated to MASLVLQRDNTLQAYLQDRTPSSSPEGGLLSSLALFPSTCVPVITAKPAPREYTQSAYDPVAPTAGMFQLWSNDVPANSGIGSHAVTFGVPKVQYPGHMQTIASHELPLTPPADPTAYSFDLSPVKVLAPQVQSNAAYHFQDPSAVAQDFSGFMQGSTTLTQRHLSSTHIDEQTWWSLQQTSPNNFPSFHLANPLVVGSQPQFAALLQSSSKTLLNSTRRCRRCKCPNCQASPSNEEPGKKKLHICHLPGCGKVYGKTSHLKAHLRWHAGERPFICNWMLCGKSFTRSDELQRHLRTHTGEKRFGCQECGKRFMRSDHLSKHTKTHQNKKMKCAGSPLENIKKE